The Streptomyces sp. NBC_00435 nucleotide sequence CGGCAGGCGGCGGACGGCGGCGGCTCCAAGCCGTTCCGTGATCCCGTCGTGGCCCCGCCGCGCGAAGCGGTAGCTCAGCCCTGGCAGCTCTGTGATCCGCTGCCGGGGACATTCGTGTGCCCTGGGCCTGCCCGGTGTCCTGCCCTGCCCTGCCCTGACCTGACCCTTGTCCGGCCACCCGCCCCGCCCTGCCCTGCCCGGCGGCCCTGCCCGGTCCGGCGGTCCTGCTGGTCCCTGCCCGGCTCTGGTGCGTCTTCGCGTCCGTCTGCCCGCCCTCCGTGGCTCCTCGGGCCGGATCGGGGCGCGGTCGGTTCTCGGAGCCGGCTCGTGGGGGCGGTGGCCGGGTGGGTGCCGGGCGGGCGTGGGGAGTGCCGGGCGGGTGGGTGCCGATGATGTTCCGCCGCGCGTGCCGACGTATCGTCTGATCTTATTCAAGGCCCTGCCGAGCAGGGCCTTTTGTATGCTCGTAGATCAATTCCGCGACCGGGATTCCGAGGGTTTTCTAGATCACTGATCAAGCGTCAATGCCTTTGTCCCGTTACCACTTTCGAGGGTAATGGAGTGACCAGATCTATTGGTGAGGAGCAAGTGCAGGCCAATTCCGTTTCCCGCGCACTGTTTTGATCCCGTCGTGCTCCCTACAATCCGTCCACATCTTGAGCTCATCACGTCAAGGAGGACGAATGACGGGGCTCTTCACCCCTATCGCGCCCGGTCGCACCACTGACCTGGCATCCGCAGTACTCACTGATGACAATCGGCTCATCGTGATCATCATTGCGGCCGTGGCCATCGCCGCGCTCGTCGTCGCGCAGATCCTGGTCCGCCAGGTCCTCGCGGCCGACGAGGGAACCGACTCCATGAAGGAGATCGCCGCCGCCGTACAGGAAGGCGCCAACGCCTACCTCGGCCGGCAGTTGCGCACCCTCGGCGTCTTCGCCGTCGTCGTGTTCTTCCTGCTGTTCCTGCTCCCCGCCGACGACTGGACGCAGCGGGCGGGACGTTCCGCCTTCTTCCTCGTCGGTGCCCTCTTCTCAGCCGCCACCGGCTACATCGGCATGCGCCTCGCGGTCCGTGCCAACGTCCGCGTGGCCGCCGCCGCACGCGAGGCCACCCCCGCCGAGGGGGAGCCCGCCAAGGACCTGACCGAGGTCTCCCACAAGGCCATGCGGATCGCGTTCCGCACCGGCGGCGTCGTGGGCATGTTCACCGTCGGCCTCGGCCTGCTCGGCGCGTCCTGCGTCGTGCTCGTCTACGCCGCCGACGCCCCCAAGGTCCTGGAGGGCTTCGGCCTCGGCGCCGCGCTGATCGCGATGTTCATGCGCGTGGGCGGCGGCATCTTCACCAAGGCCGCCGACGTCGGCGCCGACCTGGTCGGCAAGGTCGAGCAGGGCATTCCGGAGGACGACCCGCGCAATGCCGCGACCATCGCCGACAATGTGGGCGACAACGTCGGAGACTGCGCGGGAATGGCCGCCGACCTCTTCGAGTCGTACGCCGTCACCCTCGTGGCGGCCCTCATCCTCGGCAAGGCCGCCTTCGGCGACCTGGGCCTGGCCTTCCCGCTGATCGTCCCCGCCATCGGGGTCGTCACCGCGATGATCGGCATCTTCGCGGTCTCCCCGCGCCGAACCGACCGCAGCGGAATGACCGCGATCAACCGCGGATTCTTCATCTCCGCCGTCATCTCGCTGATCCTCGTCGGGATCGCCGTCTACGCCTACCTGCCGGGCACCTACAAGGAGCTCGTCGGCGTCGACGACGCCGCGATCGCGAACCACTCCGGTGATCCGCGCATCCTGGCGCTGGTGGCCGTCGCCATCGGCATCGTGCTCGCGGCCCTGATCCAGCAGCTCACCGGCTACTTCACCGAGACCAACCGCCGTCCCGTCCGGGACATCGGCAAGTCCTCCCTGACCGGCGCGGCCACCGTGGTCCTCGCAGGCATCTCGGTCGGACTGGAGTCCGCCGTCTACACGGCGCTGCTCATCGGCCTCGGCGTGTACGGGGCGTTCCTGCTGGGCGGCACCTCGATCATGCTGGCGCTCTTCGCGGTGGCGCTGGCCGGCACCGGTCTGCTCACCACCGTCGGCGTCATCGTCGCCATGGACACCTTCGGCCCGGTCTCGGACAACGCCCAGGGCATCGCGGAGATGTCCGGGGACGTCGAGGGCGCCGGCGCGCAGGTGCTGACGGACCTGGACGCGGTGGGCAACACCACCAAGGCCATCACCAAGGGCATCGCCATCGCCACCGCCGTGCTCGCCGCGGCCGCGCTCTTCGGCTCGTACAACGACGCCATCGCGAACGCGGTCAAGGACGTCGGTGCCAAGGCCAACGAGATGAACCTCAGCCTGGACATCGCGCAGCCCAACAACCTGGTCGGGCTGATCCTGGGCGCGGCCGTCGTGTTCCTGTTCTCGGGTCTGGCCATCAACGCCGTCTCGCGTTCGGCGGGCGCGGTGGTCTACGAGGTGCGCCGTCAGTTCCGGGAGCACCCCGGGATCATGGACTACACCGAGAAGCCCGAGTACGGGCGCGTCGTGGACATCTGCACCAAGGACGCGCTGCGCGAACTCGCCACGCCCGGGCTGCTCGCCGTCCTCACCCCGATCGCCGTCGGCTTCTCGCTCGGCGTCGGAGCCCTCGGGTCCTTCCTCGCCGGAGCCATCGGCACCGGCACCCTGATGGCGGTCTTCCTCGCCAACTCCGGTGGCGCGTGGGACAACGCGAAGAAGCTGGTCGAGGACGGGCACCACGGCGGAAAGGGCAGTGCGGCGCACGAGGCCGTGGTCATCGGCGACACCGTCGGCGACCCGTTCAAGGACACCGCCGGTCCGGCGATCAACCCGCTGCTCAAGGTCATGAACCTGGTGGCACTGCTGATCGCCCCCGCCGTAGTGCAGTTCAGCTACGGCGCGGACGCCAACCCGACCGTGCGGGCGATCGTCGCGGTCCTCGCGATCGGCGTCATCGTCGGCGCGGTGTACATCTCCAAGCGCCGCGGCATCGCCATGGGCGACGAGGGGGAGGGCGAGAACGAGAGCACGCCCGCCGAGCGGGTGGCCCAGCAGGCCGACCCGGCGGCGGCGGTCTCCTCGTGACCAGGATTTCTTCCTGACTCGACCGTACGCCCGAACGGCGGACGGGTGGCGCGGACTGACGCGCCGTCCGTCCGCCTTTGCGTTTCACGGATGGCGGGCGTGTATCTTCCGGGCCGAGAGTCTTCGAAGGGACCAATCCGGTGAACAAGAAGCTTGCGGCCGCGGTATCGGGCGGTGCGGTGCTGATGCTCGTCCTGTCCGGCTGCGGCGGGGACGACGGCGACAAGAAGACCGACGCCTGGGCCAAGAAGGTCTGCGACAGCTGGCAGCCCGAGCTCAAGAAGATCGAGCAGGCGAACGCCGACATCAAGCGGGTGGCGACCGAGAGCAGCAAGCCCGAGGAGGTCCAGACGACCGACTCTGCGGCCTTCGGAACCATGTCGTCGTCGTACAAGGCGATGGGTACGGCCCTGCAGGGCGCGGGTGTTCCGCCGGTCAAGGACGGCGAGAAGACCCAGGCCGCCGCGGTCATGGGATTCGAGTCGACGTCGCAGGGCTACACCGCTCTGAAGACGAAGATGGACGCCCTCGACGCCAAGGACCAGGGCAAGTTCGCCGAGGGCCTGAAGGGCGTGGCGAGCGGCCTGGAGGAAGCGACCAAGGGCGGCAAGGAAGCGCTGGACCAGCTCAAGGCGGGCGGTCTGGACAAGGCGATGAACGGCCAGAAGGGCTGCCAGGTGACGACTCCGTCACCGGCGAAGTCCTAGCGCGGGCCGGCGCCTTGGCGCCGCCTTGCCAGCGATGGCGGTGGCGATGGCGGTGGCGGTGGCGCGGCGCGGACCGGGCGGCCGGGGTCCTTCGGGACTCCGGCCGCCCCGGCGCGTTTCCGGGGGCCGCCCGGACACCGGAACGGACGAGCCGCCTGACCTGGGCGAGGTGCCCGGAACGGGCGATCCGCCGGGCCGGTCAAGGCCGCACGGGCCTTACGAAGCTCCGCACGGGCGGGGTCCGTCCCGGGGCGCCCGGCCCGGGCGGGAGCTCCCGGTCGCGACGGGCGCCCGCGCCGCAGGCCGTTTGGCGCGGGGAACGGCGGCGGCAGCGGCCACAATGGGCGGGTGAGTACCACCAGCCTTCCTTCCGGTCTGCCCGCCCGCCTCCCCTCGCCGGCCCGCGCGGCCGAGCTCCGCGCCGCGCTGCTCGCCGCGGGCTTCACCGCCGACGGGCTGCTCGACCTGCTCGGCGCCCCGGCCTACGCCGCCCTGGCCCGCAGCGAGACCGTCCCGGCCCTGCGCGCCACGCGGAGCGCCGGTGACGGGCCGCTCGCCTGCCTGATCCGGCTGTTCCTGTTGCGGCAGCCAGTGGCGTACGCGCACGCCGCG carries:
- a CDS encoding small secreted protein, with amino-acid sequence MNKKLAAAVSGGAVLMLVLSGCGGDDGDKKTDAWAKKVCDSWQPELKKIEQANADIKRVATESSKPEEVQTTDSAAFGTMSSSYKAMGTALQGAGVPPVKDGEKTQAAAVMGFESTSQGYTALKTKMDALDAKDQGKFAEGLKGVASGLEEATKGGKEALDQLKAGGLDKAMNGQKGCQVTTPSPAKS
- a CDS encoding sodium-translocating pyrophosphatase, whose protein sequence is MTGLFTPIAPGRTTDLASAVLTDDNRLIVIIIAAVAIAALVVAQILVRQVLAADEGTDSMKEIAAAVQEGANAYLGRQLRTLGVFAVVVFFLLFLLPADDWTQRAGRSAFFLVGALFSAATGYIGMRLAVRANVRVAAAAREATPAEGEPAKDLTEVSHKAMRIAFRTGGVVGMFTVGLGLLGASCVVLVYAADAPKVLEGFGLGAALIAMFMRVGGGIFTKAADVGADLVGKVEQGIPEDDPRNAATIADNVGDNVGDCAGMAADLFESYAVTLVAALILGKAAFGDLGLAFPLIVPAIGVVTAMIGIFAVSPRRTDRSGMTAINRGFFISAVISLILVGIAVYAYLPGTYKELVGVDDAAIANHSGDPRILALVAVAIGIVLAALIQQLTGYFTETNRRPVRDIGKSSLTGAATVVLAGISVGLESAVYTALLIGLGVYGAFLLGGTSIMLALFAVALAGTGLLTTVGVIVAMDTFGPVSDNAQGIAEMSGDVEGAGAQVLTDLDAVGNTTKAITKGIAIATAVLAAAALFGSYNDAIANAVKDVGAKANEMNLSLDIAQPNNLVGLILGAAVVFLFSGLAINAVSRSAGAVVYEVRRQFREHPGIMDYTEKPEYGRVVDICTKDALRELATPGLLAVLTPIAVGFSLGVGALGSFLAGAIGTGTLMAVFLANSGGAWDNAKKLVEDGHHGGKGSAAHEAVVIGDTVGDPFKDTAGPAINPLLKVMNLVALLIAPAVVQFSYGADANPTVRAIVAVLAIGVIVGAVYISKRRGIAMGDEGEGENESTPAERVAQQADPAAAVSS